Proteins from a single region of Hordeum vulgare subsp. vulgare chromosome 6H, MorexV3_pseudomolecules_assembly, whole genome shotgun sequence:
- the LOC123402921 gene encoding transmembrane protein 120 homolog has translation MDGEGDGAQGLEEQAAAAAEAARELRDAAAALAARRAADEDALRRRAVALDADVRRLQGSVAPLDPSTLDKVEEELERARAAILDSDVAAFLPSKGNGKFLKKFVGPVNVRVARKEDKLKVKDEYNNYRDRAAYMFLLFPSTLLLLRWWVWDGCLPALAVQVYQAWLLFLYTSFALRENVLLVNGSDIRPWWIYHHYLAMLMALVSLTWEIKGQPDCSSKQRGVQLFLRWAIMQGIAMHLQNRYQRQRLRTRIALGKAKRMDVVAGETAGVEGQLLLLYPVLFVLQGFEGYVGVLLLQTAWHGLTSEWQVIVCGILLVVMAVGNFVNTVETLALKLRFKAKMKRTRHRQEPGQGGPSRLHQN, from the exons ATGGACGGCGAGGGGGACGGGGCCCAGGGGCTGGaggagcaggcggcggcggcggctgaggcggCGCGCGAGCTGCGGGACGCCGCGGCGGCCCTCGCCGCCCGCCGCGCCGCCGACGAGGACGCGCTGCGGCGCCGCGCCGTCGCGCTCGACGCCGACGTGCGCCGCCTCCAGGGCTCCGTCGCCCCCCTCGACCCCTCCACGCTCGACAAG GTAGAGGAGGAACTGGAGCGCGCCAGGGCAGCAATCTTGGACAGCGACGTGGCTGCGTTTCTCCCAAGCAAGGGCAATG GGAAGTTCCTTAAGAAGTTTGTTGGCCCTGTGAATGTGCGGGTGGCAAGGAAGGAGGACAAGCTCAAAGTGAAGGACGAGTACAACAACTATAGG GATAGGGCTGCTTATATGTTCCTGTTATTTCCATCCACTCTCCTCTTACTGAGATGGTGGGTGTGGGATGGGTGCCTTCCAGCATTGGCAGTTCAGGTGTACCAG GCTTGGTTATTATTCCTCTACACAAGTTTTGCTTTGCGGGAGAATGTGTTGCTTGTAAATGGAAGTGATATTCGTCCTTG GTGGATATACCACCACTATTTAGCAATGCTAATGGCTCTTGTTAGCCTTACTTGGGAGATAAAGGGACAGCCTGATTGCTCGAGTAAGCAG AGAGGGGTACAACTTTTCCTGCGTTGGGCAATCATGCAAGGAATTGCAATGCATCTACAGAATAGGTACCAGCGTCAAAGATTACGCACCCGAATTGCTCTGGGAAAG GCTAAAAGAATGGATGTCGTCGCTGGAGAAACAGCTGGTGTGGAAGGGCAGCTATTGCTACTATATCCTGTTCTTTTTGTATTACAG GGGTTTGAAGGATATGTTGGAGTGTTGCTTCTTCAGACGGCGTGGCACGGGCTCACCTCTGAATGGCAG GTCATAGTTTGTGGGATCTTGCTGGTGGTGATGGCGGTTGGCAACTTCGTCAACACGGTGGAGACTCTGGCCCTGAAACTGAGGTTCAAAGCAAAGATGAAGAGGACGCGGCACAGGCAGGAACCTGGCCAGGGCGGTCCGAGTCGCCTCCATCAAAATTGA
- the LOC123402920 gene encoding salt tolerance receptor-like cytoplasmic kinase 1, translating into MDAAMALATVFFCLLLLSSAAISLLLLRLCLAALRRAPAPGSPYAAVDPEAAARAAPSPPPAAPQQQDEPPVSPLAAWTKPRAPEPRRLAWREVEALTGGFDEAAVVARGGSGGAVYLSRTPAVAGGAPAAVKVHRWCGGGERRLGAFRRELDLLRRVGRHPRLVALLAYSDDHEEGGALVLEYMAGGTLADRLHGATATPAITWRHRMRVLHDVAAALEHLHDTISIVHGDVSASNVLLDAGGRARLCDLGSACEGTFSAAVAPARGAAAVGSPGYADPFFLRTGIVSKKSDVYGFGVLLLEAVTGSPAAGVPGADGGGQYLAARVLPRVRAAGVAGLVDGRLGDDYDVAEADDVARIAVECVAAQPGLRPTMAQVRAAVAEKAARSIAGTDGGDGDLKLLDLFRMTS; encoded by the exons atggaCGCGGCCATGGCGCTGGCCACGGTCTTCTTCTGCCTCCTGCTCCTCTCCTCGGCGGCCATCTCGCTGCTCCTCCTCCGCCTCTGCCTCGCCGCGCTCCGCCGCGCCCCCGCGCCCGGCTCCCCCTACGCCGCCGTCGACCCGGAGGCCGCCGCGCGGGCGGCACCATCTCCACCGCCAGCAGCTCCACAGCAGCAGGACGAGCCGCCCGTGTCCCCGCTAGCGGCGTGGACGAAGCCGAGGGCGCCGGAGCCCCGGCGGCTCGCGTGGCGGGAGGTGGAGGCCCTGACGGGCGGATTCGACGAGGCGGCCGTGGTTGCCCGCGGCGGGTCCGGCGGCGCCGTGTACCTGTCCAGGACCCCCGCGGTAGCCGGCGGCGCCCCGGCCGCAGTGAAGGTGCAccggtggtgcggcggcggcgagcgCCGGCTCGGCGCGTTCCGCCGCGAGCTCGACCTGCTCCGCCGCGTCGGCCGCCACCCccgcctcgtcgccctcctcGCCTACTCCGACGACCACG AGGAGGGAGGCGCGCTGGTGCTGGAGTACATGGCGGGGGGCACGCTGGCGGACCGGCTGCACGGCGCCACCGCCACGCCGGCGATCACGTGGCGCCACCGCATGCGGGTGCTCCATGACGTGGCCGCCGCGCTGGAGCACCTCCACGACACCATCTCCATCGTCCACGGCGACGTGTCGGCCTCCAACGTGCTGCTCGACGCCGGCGGCCGCGCGCGGCTCTGCGACCTGGGGTCGGcctgcgagggcaccttctcggcGGCCGTCGCGCCGGCCCGGGGCGCGGCCGCCGTGGGGTCGCCGGGCTACgccgaccccttcttcctccgcACCGGCATCGTGTCCAAGAAGTCCGACGTGTACGGCTTCGGCGTGCTGCTCCTCGAGGCCGTCACCGGCTCGCCGGCCGCCGGCGTGCCGGGTGCAGACGGCGGCGGGCAGTACCTGGCGGCCAGGGTGCTGCCGCGCGTGAGGGCCGCCGGGGTGGCGGGGCTCGTGGACGGCAGGCTGGGCGACGACTATGATGTCGCCGAGGCCGACGACGTCGCGCGGATCGCCGTGGAATGCGTGGCGGCGCAGCCCGGGCTCCGGCCGACCATGGCGCAGGTGCGGGCGGCCGTCGCGGAGAAGGCGGCGAGGTCCATCGCCGGGACGGACGGCGGCGACGGTGACCTCAAGTTGCTCGACTTGTTCCGCATGACCAGCTAG